One genomic region from Stackebrandtia nassauensis DSM 44728 encodes:
- a CDS encoding acyltransferase translates to MWRLRFTPDYLRFAWLRLRRPWIRCRGMVYLGRRVTLTARRTYGRLILGRDVRLGADCAIRAHEGTVHIGDRCVFGARVTVNSYLDIHIGPETLIADDVYIIDFDHRFADTTTPIMDQGIVKSAVRVGSGCWLGTKVTVTRGVRIGDGAVIGAGSVVTRDIPPNAIAAGVPARVIGERA, encoded by the coding sequence GTGTGGCGGCTGAGATTCACACCCGATTACCTGCGGTTCGCCTGGCTGCGGCTTCGCCGCCCCTGGATCCGCTGTCGGGGCATGGTCTACCTCGGCCGCCGCGTCACCCTCACGGCCCGCCGCACCTACGGCCGTCTCATCCTGGGCCGCGACGTCCGTCTCGGCGCCGACTGCGCCATCCGCGCCCACGAGGGCACCGTCCACATCGGCGACCGCTGCGTATTCGGCGCCCGCGTCACCGTCAACTCCTACCTCGACATCCACATCGGCCCCGAAACCCTCATCGCCGACGACGTCTACATCATCGACTTCGACCACCGCTTCGCCGACACCACGACCCCGATCATGGACCAGGGCATCGTCAAGTCCGCCGTCCGCGTCGGCTCCGGCTGCTGGCTCGGCACCAAGGTCACCGTCACCCGGGGCGTGCGCATCGGCGACGGCGCCGTCATCGGCGCCGGGTCCGTCGTCACCAGGGACATCCCACCCAACGCCATCGCCGCGGGCGTCCCCGCCCGGGTCATCGGCGAACGCGCCTGA